Proteins encoded in a region of the Macaca mulatta isolate MMU2019108-1 chromosome X, T2T-MMU8v2.0, whole genome shotgun sequence genome:
- the MCTS1 gene encoding malignant T-cell-amplified sequence 1 isoform X4, whose amino-acid sequence MFKKFDEKENVSNCIQLKTSVIKGIKNQLIEQFPGIEPWLNQIMPKKDPVKIVRCHEHIEILTVNGELLFFRQREGPFYPTLRLLHKYPFILPHQQVDKGAIKFVLSGANIMCPGLTSPGAKLYPAAVDTIVAIMAEGKQHALCVGVMKMSAEDIEKVNKGIGIENIHYLNDGLWHMKTYK is encoded by the exons ATGTTCAAGAA atttgatgaaaaagaaaatgtgtccaACTGCATCCAGTTGAAAACTTCTGTTATTAAGGGTATTAAGAATCAATTGATAGAGCAATTTCCAGGTATTGAACCATGGCTTAATCAAATCATGCCTAAGAAAGATCCTGTCAAAATAGTCCGATG CCATGAACATATAGAAATTCTTACAGTAAATGGAGAATTACTCTTTTTTAGACAAAGAGAAGGGCCTTTTTATCCAACCCTAAGATTACTTCACAAAT atCCTTTTATCCTGCCACACCAGCAAGTTGATAAAGGAGCCATCAAATTTGTACTCAGTGGAGCAAATATCATGTGTCCAGGCTTAACTTCTCCTGGAGCTAAGCTTTACCCTGCTGCAGTAGATACCATTGTT gctatcatggcagaaggaaaacaGCATGCTCTATGTGTTGGAGTCATGAAGATGTCTGCAGAAGACAT TGAGAAAGTCAACAAAGGAATTGGCATTGAAAATATCCATTATTTAAATGATGGGCTGTGGCATATGAAGACATATAAATGA
- the MCTS1 gene encoding malignant T-cell-amplified sequence 1 isoform X2 yields the protein MFKKFDEKENVSNCIQLKTSVIKGIKNQLIEQFPGIEPWLNQIMPKKDPVKIVRCHEHIEILTVNGELLFFRQREGPFYPTLRLLHKCKVFYFYFLKFYSYLLLLIYCISFLIDPFILPHQQVDKGAIKFVLSGANIMCPGLTSPGAKLYPAAVDTIVAIMAEGKQHALCVGVMKMSAEDIEKVNKGIGIENIHYLNDGLWHMKTYK from the exons ATGTTCAAGAA atttgatgaaaaagaaaatgtgtccaACTGCATCCAGTTGAAAACTTCTGTTATTAAGGGTATTAAGAATCAATTGATAGAGCAATTTCCAGGTATTGAACCATGGCTTAATCAAATCATGCCTAAGAAAGATCCTGTCAAAATAGTCCGATG CCATGAACATATAGAAATTCTTACAGTAAATGGAGAATTACTCTTTTTTAGACAAAGAGAAGGGCCTTTTTATCCAACCCTAAGATTACTTCACAAATgtaaggttttttatttttattttttgaaattttactcTTATT tgttattattaatatattgtatttcttttcttatagatCCTTTTATCCTGCCACACCAGCAAGTTGATAAAGGAGCCATCAAATTTGTACTCAGTGGAGCAAATATCATGTGTCCAGGCTTAACTTCTCCTGGAGCTAAGCTTTACCCTGCTGCAGTAGATACCATTGTT gctatcatggcagaaggaaaacaGCATGCTCTATGTGTTGGAGTCATGAAGATGTCTGCAGAAGACAT TGAGAAAGTCAACAAAGGAATTGGCATTGAAAATATCCATTATTTAAATGATGGGCTGTGGCATATGAAGACATATAAATGA
- the MCTS1 gene encoding malignant T-cell-amplified sequence 1 isoform X3 gives MGKGRFDEKENVSNCIQLKTSVIKGIKNQLIEQFPGIEPWLNQIMPKKDPVKIVRCHEHIEILTVNGELLFFRQREGPFYPTLRLLHKYPFILPHQQVDKGAIKFVLSGANIMCPGLTSPGAKLYPAAVDTIVAIMAEGKQHALCVGVMKMSAEDIEKVNKGIGIENIHYLNDGLWHMKTYK, from the exons ATGGGCAAAGGAAG atttgatgaaaaagaaaatgtgtccaACTGCATCCAGTTGAAAACTTCTGTTATTAAGGGTATTAAGAATCAATTGATAGAGCAATTTCCAGGTATTGAACCATGGCTTAATCAAATCATGCCTAAGAAAGATCCTGTCAAAATAGTCCGATG CCATGAACATATAGAAATTCTTACAGTAAATGGAGAATTACTCTTTTTTAGACAAAGAGAAGGGCCTTTTTATCCAACCCTAAGATTACTTCACAAAT atCCTTTTATCCTGCCACACCAGCAAGTTGATAAAGGAGCCATCAAATTTGTACTCAGTGGAGCAAATATCATGTGTCCAGGCTTAACTTCTCCTGGAGCTAAGCTTTACCCTGCTGCAGTAGATACCATTGTT gctatcatggcagaaggaaaacaGCATGCTCTATGTGTTGGAGTCATGAAGATGTCTGCAGAAGACAT TGAGAAAGTCAACAAAGGAATTGGCATTGAAAATATCCATTATTTAAATGATGGGCTGTGGCATATGAAGACATATAAATGA
- the MCTS1 gene encoding malignant T-cell-amplified sequence 1 isoform X1, producing the protein MGKGRFDEKENVSNCIQLKTSVIKGIKNQLIEQFPGIEPWLNQIMPKKDPVKIVRCHEHIEILTVNGELLFFRQREGPFYPTLRLLHKCKVFYFYFLKFYSYLLLLIYCISFLIDPFILPHQQVDKGAIKFVLSGANIMCPGLTSPGAKLYPAAVDTIVAIMAEGKQHALCVGVMKMSAEDIEKVNKGIGIENIHYLNDGLWHMKTYK; encoded by the exons ATGGGCAAAGGAAG atttgatgaaaaagaaaatgtgtccaACTGCATCCAGTTGAAAACTTCTGTTATTAAGGGTATTAAGAATCAATTGATAGAGCAATTTCCAGGTATTGAACCATGGCTTAATCAAATCATGCCTAAGAAAGATCCTGTCAAAATAGTCCGATG CCATGAACATATAGAAATTCTTACAGTAAATGGAGAATTACTCTTTTTTAGACAAAGAGAAGGGCCTTTTTATCCAACCCTAAGATTACTTCACAAATgtaaggttttttatttttattttttgaaattttactcTTATT tgttattattaatatattgtatttcttttcttatagatCCTTTTATCCTGCCACACCAGCAAGTTGATAAAGGAGCCATCAAATTTGTACTCAGTGGAGCAAATATCATGTGTCCAGGCTTAACTTCTCCTGGAGCTAAGCTTTACCCTGCTGCAGTAGATACCATTGTT gctatcatggcagaaggaaaacaGCATGCTCTATGTGTTGGAGTCATGAAGATGTCTGCAGAAGACAT TGAGAAAGTCAACAAAGGAATTGGCATTGAAAATATCCATTATTTAAATGATGGGCTGTGGCATATGAAGACATATAAATGA
- the C1GALT1C1 gene encoding C1GALT1-specific chaperone 1 — protein sequence MLSESSSFLKGVMLGSIFCALITMLGHIRIGHGNRMHHHEHHHLQAPNKEDILKISEDERMELSKSFRVYCIILVKPKDVSLWAAVKETWTKHCDKAEFFSSENVKVFESINMDTNDMWLMMRKAYKYAFDKYRDQYNWFFLARPTTFAIIENLKYFLLKKDPSQPFYLGHTIKSGDLEYVGMEGGIVLSIESMKRLNSLLNIPEKCPEQGGMIWKISEDKQLAVCLKYAGVFAENAEDADGKDVFNTKSVGLSIKEAMTYHPNQVVEGCCSDMAVTFNGLTPNQMHVMMYGVYRLRAFGHIFNDALVFLPPNGSDND from the coding sequence atgctttctgaaagCAGCTCCTTTTTGAAGGGTGTGATGCTTGGAAGCATTTTCTGTGCTTTGATCACTATGCTAGGACATATTAGGATTGGTCATGGAAATAGAATGCACCACCATGAGCATCATCACCTACAAGCTCCTAACAAAGAAGATATCTTGAAAATTTCAGAGGATGAGCGCATGGAGCTCAGTAAGAGCTTTCGAGTATACTGTATTATCCTTGTAAAACCCAAAGATGTGAGTCTTTGGGCTGCAGTAAAGGAGACTTGGACCAAACACTGTGACAAAGCAGAGTTCTTCAGTTCTGAAAATGTTAAAGTGTTTGAGTCAATTAATATGGACACAAATGACATGTGGTTAATGATGAGAAAAGCTTACAAATATGCCTTTGATAAGTATAGAGACCAATACAACTGGTTCTTCCTTGCACGCCCCACTACGTTTGCTATCATTGAAAACCTAAagtattttttgttaaaaaaggaTCCATCACAGCCTTTCTATCTGGGCCACACTATAAAATCTGGAGACCTTGAATATGTGGGTATGGAAGGAGGAATTGTCTTAAGTATAGAATCAATGAAAAGACTTAACAGCCTTCTCAATATCCCTGAAAAGTGTCCTGAACAGGGGGGGATGATTTGGAAGATATCTGAAGATAAACAGCTAGCAGTTTGCCTGAAATATGCTGGAGTGTTTGCAGAAAATGCAGAAGATGCTGATGGAAAAGATGTATTTAATACCAAATCTGTTGGGCTTTCTATTAAAGAGGCAATGACTTACCACCCCAACCAGGTAGtagaaggctgttgttcagatatGGCTGTTACTTTTAATGGACTGACTCCAAATCAGATGCATGTGATGATGTATGGGGTATACCGTCTTAGGGCATTTGGGCATATTTTCAATGATGCATTGGTTTTCTTACCTCCAAATGGTTCTGATAATGACTGA